The following nucleotide sequence is from Tardiphaga alba.
TGAGTGCACTACGCATCAAAATCAGTTCGAAAGCGGCGCGCCGGGAACTGCACGGAAGATGCTACCGATCAGCAGTCGAACACACAGACATGCTGCTGGCAGGAACGTCGCAACGATCACGTGCGCGTTCGCTATTGGCCTATGGCCAATAGCGCATCAGCATTTCATGAAGCGATCGGACAGGCTGACAACGAGGGCCAGCAGACAAAATCCGAGGAATGCAATTGAAGGAAGGTCGAACATCGGACCCGCACAATGAACTTTTACAACGTGGGTATCTTATTACGCGGTCCCACTGGACGCCATCAGAAGGCATCTAATCTGAATGGGCGTGGTTAAGGGCCGTCGCGGAGCGATCTAGATTCCGCCACCACGACGGCTCCGGGCCGCGGCGATACAGCCAGGCGACAGTTGCGATCGATGCTGGCGCATGCACGATCTGCGGGCGTCGGGATCGTTTGCAGCGTGACTGCAGAATGTCGCGATGTCACTTGCGCAAGCACCGCCACCGCCTCCACCGCCCATCATGCGACCTCCGCCGCCGCCACGTCCGGGCAGGCCGAAGTTCTGGCGGCAGTCTGCTGTATTGCAATCGCCAGGGCGCGGCCGTCCGTCCATGCCGTTTGCGAAAGCGGCGCTGGCATCAAACAATAAAAAGGCCGCAACGCCGGCAGCGAAAACTGACTTGATCATTTGAACTCCAAAATCCGCAATATCAAAACGTCGAGACTATCCGCGACGTCTGATTTTGCAACAAGCGGCAATGCCTGGCGATATCGAGCGCATGGCGGTGCGTGAGCGCTTGACACGATGATCGGGCACGGCAACGTTCTTCAAATTTGAGAACCAAAACATTGAGGAGGAGCCTATGCCCAAACGGATGTGGATCGCGGGAGGCGCCAGCCTGGCGTCTTTGATCACTGCCTGCTGCATTTTCAGCACGTCAGCGATCGCGGATGTGTCTCTTGCGGCCATCGGTATGGGCCACGGGGCGCCGTCTGCTGAAATGTTCAAGCAGTTTCAGGCGACCGCCAGTCGCTACAATGCGTCAGGCGAACGATTTCGCATCGATACGCATTGCCCCTCTGCATGCACGATGTTCCTGCGCGTGCGAAAGGTCTGCATCGCGCCCGGCGCGAGTTTGGCCTTCCACGCTGGCGGCAATCCGAGGCGGGGCGTCGATCCCTATTACACCGGGCAGATGCTCAACGCCTACAAGCCCGCGCTGCGCAAATATCTGACCAGCAATGGCTATATGGACAGGTTTGATTTTCACACTATTTCCGGTGACGAGATGATCCGGCGTTTCGGATATCCTGCCTGTCCATAGCGGGACCGCAAGCTGATCGACGCGTCCTTCTGCCTGCTTATGCGCTGGAACGATGCAATCCCGTCGGTGTTCCCTCATCGACATCATGGCAATCGAAAGCGCAGCTATATGGCAGAAGGTCGTCCGACGCCGCCCCCGCGTGGTGCGAGCAAGTTCATCGTGATCGCCGGCATCATCGTCGCGCTGATGATTGTGACGATGTTCGTCGGCCTGAACATGCAACACGCACAAGACACGCGTGCGCAGCAGTCGGGGCAGGTCAAGCCCAGCGAGGTCCCGATACATGAGAAGGATCTCGGCAAGGCGCCGGTTCAGCCGAAGTGATCGGCGTCGTGTCGGGATAGCTCAATTGATCATCCAGATGCGGCCGTTCAGGGCCGTCGCGAAGATCGTCCATGCGATGTAGGGTAGAAGCAGGCCGGCTGCGATCCGGTCGACCCGACTTCCAACGACGATAGTGGCTGCCAGAACAAGATCCAGCAATAGGATCACGACCAGCCCGCCAGCAATGCTATGCAGCCCGAAAAATACCTGGGACCAGATCGCATTGAGCGCCAGCTGCACAACGAACAACAGAAGCGCCGCCGTCCGAGCACGCGATGGCATGGCTTCCCAAAAGCGCCAGACCGCAATGGCCATCAAGAAATAGAGGATCGGCCACACGATGGGAAAAGCGATCCGTGGCGGCGTCCATGATGGCTTCTGCAGCCCGGCATACCAGGTCGGAATCTCGGGCGTCGTAACGGTCGCGCCCAGCGCCGCCACTGCAAAACAAGCGGCGAGAGCGACGGCGAGCGCGATCAGTGATCTGCTGTTGGGCACGGGAATCTCCAATGGTCCGATGGATCGGCGCTCAGGTGTTCAGTAATCACGCCGCTCGCTGCCGTCTTTCGAAACAGGCTAGCGCCGCGACGCACGTACCAAGGCAGCCGCCGCAAGCAAGATGGCCACGCCGGCGATGCCAGCGCAGATCAATCCAGCCGGTGTCACGCGCGCGGTGCCCCGGAGATCGATGTATTTGCCGATCTGGATTTCACCAGCCGCGCGCATCTCTTCGGGATGGGTGATGGGTTCATGTTCAGCCACGCGCTGCTCCGTTGTTTCTGGCCAGGCATCTCTTCGCGCTTATATCGTGAGATGTCGAAGTAGGTCGGGACCCAGCTCGGGGCAAGCGAAGCGCTTTTGGCGAATCTATGTGGTCCGGTGAGGAGCGCAAACAGACCATTCAAACCATTGGTGGGCCCACCAGGACTCGAACCTGGAACCAGACCGTTATGAGCGATCCCCCGCGCAGGATCAAAAAATATAAATCAAATCAAACGTTTGCATTGCAAATGGTGTTGTGAAAATCACGCAAACACATTTGCTTTTCTTGCACGTTTGTTGCTGTTTATGCGCGCTCATTTGCATTCGTGCACATGCATTCCCCTCGCTAGGTTAAGACTTGCTTAGGTCACAATAGTCCGAATTTTGGAAAGCGGTCAGCGTAGAGGAGATTCAGCTTCGCTATTGCAGCTGCGGGTTTGCCTGCATTCTTTTCTTGGGCAGCTTGATCGGACCATGTGGCTGCGTTGCTGAGTTTGCTCAAGGCATCTGCTCTTGAAGTAACGCTGGAGCATGCGCTTAGTACGAACTGATCATCTGGAAATCTTGGATCTGGTACGCCAGCAAGTTGATCGTTCCACAAAGTTTTCAGGACGTTTTTGAGATCAATGTCATAGATGATGACACTCTCGTTTCTCATCAGTTCGGCTGTACGCATCTCGAGATAGAATGATCGAATGGGAACGTTCCGGTAGAATTTCCAGGCTTTCACAAGCCTGATTAGCGGTTTGAGTTTTCCATCTAGCTTCCTGTCGAGCGAGTCGACCCATTCCTTGTGCGACTCGGGCGCACTAAATTTCCACCCTCCGTTCTCGTCGGGCATGTCGAATTGACGAAAACCAAGCTTTGTCTGACCTGTTGCGTCGACCGGGATGATCTCGACGCGCTCTGCGCCTTCATCACCAAACGGTATTTGTACTCCCGGTCCGCTTACGCGGATGTTTGCCGTATTGGGAAACCTTGATCGCATGGAGGCAGCCACCGCTGTAAGCGTCGAGGCCGAATTGGCTTTCAGATTTTTTGTCGGAATGACGGCAAAATAATCGACGTCGCTATAGCCGCGTATGTTGGTTGCCGCGCCGAATGATCCAGTACGGAACATTGTAATAAGCTCGAAATCAGCTTTGAGTTTTGCCTCCACTGAAGCGCGATGGGAGGCCGCGCTTTGAGTTTCTTGCCGAGATGTTGTTAGAGTAACGAGAAATGCCTCGAATGCATCCTCAACCGTTAAGGGCATTGGGCTGCTCCTGGGCTGCTCGTCGTTCTTCCCGATCTTGTTGATAGGCTGCCCATCCTTCGTTCAATTTATCGGCCTGCATTGCGTACGCTCGTGGAACGCTTTCGGGCGCTGCTTCGACAGCACTATGATAATCTGCATAAGCAAGAAGCACGTCAGCGAGAGGGTACGCGGCCGCATCAGCTGTAATCAGACGCTGTCGAACATCTCGTATTTCTTTGGCTGCATCGCGATGTGCCCGGTATGCTCCGAAGACGTCTGCAGACATTGCGAAAACAAGGAGGGCGAGAACTACGCGTACGATAGCTTGCCCCGTGTCACGTCCAACATAAGGCGTTACTCCAAACGCAATTGCAGCACATATAACTGCGAAGCCAACTAAGATGATTAGCATGACAAGCGCGCTCATTCGTTGTAAGCGCTCACTGTAAAAGGCCGACTCCTCAAGCATTTCTCCTAGGCGCGCTGGCCCAGGCGGAAGCTTCGTTGCGTAATAGTCGGATTTTTCACACTTAGCTGCCTCACTGGGAGAAACGGTGAAGCGTTCACGAAGCGCATGCGCTTCGCTTGGCGAAAGTGAAGTGTTTAATCCACCTAACAGAAGAGCGCCTCGCAGCGCTGCCTGTCCTGCACCTCGTATGCGGGTGTAACGTGCATTTACAAACCACCAAACTACAATAAGCGCAGTCCCCAAGAAGGCGAGGCAATACAGTGCGTCGCTATGATGGTCCGGGATCAGGACGGCGACTGCGGCGGGCACTGCTGCAGCGAGCTGCAAGATGAAGAGCCAGAGTCGGTACGTAGCACTCTTTGCAAATTCCGCGCGGAGATAGCCGACAAGGTTTGCCGATGAAAGAGACATCAAAATCCTTACGGTTGTAAAGCTCAATCTTTACAGCAAAAACGAGGTGCCGAGTAGGCGTCGATGATCACTGTCCACCGCGTCTTTTCGGATCGCTCCGCTGGCGATGATGCTGGGAGATTGGCCGGGGAAGCCTCCAGGCACGAAGCCCGACCTTCAAAGGCTGACCTTCGCTTCTACCTGCTTAAGTATTCTGCTGGGTGTTGTCTCGAGCGCGCTCGCCAGTCGGAAAAGAACTATCAACGTCGGGGATTTTAGGCCTCGTTCGACCTGACTCACGTATGTCCGATGAATATCTGCACGCTCTGCCAGTTCCTCCTGTGAGAGGCGGGCAGACTGTCTCAGCGAAGCGAGAACTTTTCCGAACGCGACATTAGAGTTTTCCACATTCTCATCGTCGTCTGCTGAACACTAAAGTTCCACAGACTATAGTATTCAAGAATCATGTAGTGAGCATAGCGCCGCGTGATGGAGACCCGGACTTGGACGAAGAGCACAGCAAGTTTACACCAAATGCTCCGCTGCGCTTGGAGGTAGCAGTGAAGGCAGCATTTCCGGCAGGGGGCCTAACTGTTGCAGGTCTCAGGAAGGAGATCGCTCGCGGGCGCTTGGAGGTCGAACTCATAGCCGGAAAACACTTCACGACGCTTGCTGCCATCGAACGAATGCGAGAGCGATGCAGGAGTAATCCGATGGATACTGCAGCGTCGGAGACGCTGACTCAGCGCGATGTTGCGTCCATCGCCGCGAAAGAAACGCACGCTGCAAGCTCGGCATTACTACGCCTTGTGAAGGCTGATCTTGAGCGTAGTCGAGCAAAGCGTCAGCAAGCGCGAATGGCGAAAGGAAAGAAGAAGTCAATTCGAGATGGTTGAATTTATGTGGAACCAACCTGTACCGACACCTGTACCGTAGATCTTTACACTGGAAATTTTTGCTCGTAACCCATTGAAATCATTGGTGGGCCCACCAGGACTCGAACCTGGAACCAGACCGTTATGAGCGGTCGGCTCTAACCATTGAGCTATAGGCCCGCCGGCGTCCAGCGCAGGGCACGGGGACGGCGGTGCTGGGTTCTCCTTATATGGCTCGCCGCCGCCCCGCAATGCCGGGACCGCGCAGAGCGGAACTTTGGTGTTCAGACGGCGTTTCCGTCCGCATTTTCAAAGCGGGGGAGCCGGGATGCTGCGCTGGGCCATTATTTCTCTGATCATATCGCTGATTGCCGGCGGGCTCGGCTTCACCAATATCTCCGCCTTTGCCAAGAAGATTTCCCTGATCCTGTTCGGCCTGTTCTTCCTCGGCTTCCTGGCCTTGCTCGGCTTCGCCTGGCTGGTGGCCGGCGCCGTCAGTCATTCGGAAATGCTGCCGGCGCTGGTCGCTGTCAGCGTGTAGGCCCCTGGGCGTCGCGTCAGTCCACCGAGACTTTCGCGAAGTCCACCACCTTGCGCCATTTCTCGGTTTCGTTGCCGACGAACTTGCCGAATTCCTCGGGGGTCATCGGCTTCGGCACGCCGCCAGTGTCGGCGAGTCGTGCGATCAGCTTGGGGTCCTTCAGCGCTTCACCCACGGCCTTGTTGAGCGTGGCGATGATCTCCGGCGGCGTACCTTTGGGGGCGCCAATGCCGTAGAAACCGATGGATTCGAAGCCCGGCACGGTCTCGGCGATGGCCGGCACATCCGGCACGCTCGGCCAGCGCTGCGGCGAGGTGACGCCGAGGGCGCGGACATTGCCGCCGCGGGATTGTTCGAGCGCCGTCGGCAGGTTGTCGAAGATCAGCTGCACCTTGTTGGAGATGATGTCGGGGAAGGCAATGGCCGAGCCGCGATAGGGCACATGCGTCATGTCGCATTTCGTCATCGCCTTGAACAATTCGGCCGACATATGCACTGACGTGCCGTTGCCCGATGAGGCGTAGGAGATCTTGCCCGGATTGGCGAGACAGTAATCGACGAATTCCTTCACGGTCTTGGCCGGGAAAGCGTTCGACACCACCAGCATATTGGTGAGCTGCATGATGCTGGCGACCGGCGCGATGTCGCGCATGAAGTCGAAGGGCAGCTTCTTGTAGAGCGAGGTGGAGATCGCATTGTTCGGCGCGACGAACAGCAGCGTATAGCCGTCGGGCGCTGCGGTGGCCGCCGCCGCCGCGGCGAGATTGCCGCCGGAGCCGGCGCGGTTCTCGACGATGAATTGCTGGTTGAAGTGATCCGACAGCCACTGCGCCATGATGCGGGCGACGATGTCTACGGGGCCGCCGGCGGCAAAGCCGATCAGCCAGCGCACCGGGCGGTCCGGATAGCCGGCAGCGGATGCGGGGGTGGCGGTGAAACCGATCAGGGCGACGGCACAAACAGCGACGACGCGACGCGTCCTCGCACGCAAAGATGCGAACATGATCCCTCCCAGTGTTGTAACCGCATCGGTGCCGATCTGATCTGCACGATCATGATCGACATGGCTGCGCGGCGTTGATCGGGCTTTTCCGCCCGTTATTCGCATGCTTTCATAGAATCCGGGCTTTGCCTATCTGTAGCTGCATCGTCGTCGCCATCGCGTCAGGATGTCTCATGAAGATCGTCATATGGATGTGCGCGGCCGTGCTGATGACGGGCAGTGCGCTGGCGCAGCAGGGAGCGAAGCCGATGTCGTCCAATACCCTCAGCCTGGGCACGGCGACGCCGGGCGGCGGCTTTCCGCTCTATGGGGATGCCTTTGCGGAGGTGATGAATGCCGCCGATCCCGGTCTGCAACTGAAGACGCAGAACACCAAGGGCTCTACCGAGAACATCCCGCTGCTGGAAGAAGGGAAGCTGGATCTCGCGCTAGTGGCGGGCGAGCCGGCCTATGAAGCCTTCAAGGGCATCAAGCGGGCGCCGACAAAGCTGAAGATCCTGACCGCGCTCTATTCAAATCCCGGCATGTTCGTGGTCCGCGCGGACAGTCCTTACAAGACGATCCGCGATCTCGTCGGCAAGCCCGTGGCGTTCGGCGCCAAGGGCTCGGGGCTGGTGTTCCTGTCGCGCTATGTGCTGGACGGGCTCGGCCTCGATCAGGACAAGGATTTCCAGGCGGTCTATCTCGATCGTGCGGGCGATGGTCCGGCCATGGTGCTGGACGGCCGCGTGGCTGCCCTATGGGGCGCCGGTATCGGCTGGCCCGGCTTCAAGGCCATGAGCGAGAGCCCCGGCGGCGCGCGTTTCATCGCGCCGGATGCGGGGGAGATCGCGCAGATCAGGGCCAAGCACAGTTTCCTCAAGCCGCTGCTGGTGGGGGCGAACAGCTATCCGAACCAGCCGGCGCCGATCGCCTCGGTGGGATCGTGGAGCTACATCCTCGCGCGCGAGACGCTGCCGGACGACGTGGCCTATCGTCTGGCGAAGACGCTGCACGGCGCGGAGGCGACGCTGGGCGCGAAACTCGCGCAGGCGAAGGAGACGACGGCCGGGAATACGGTAAGCGCCGCGCCGGAGCTCGCGATGATCCATCCGGGCGTGTTGAAGTATTTTCGGGAAATCGGGGTGGTGAAGTAGTTGTCGTCATTGCGAGAAGCGTAGCGACGAAGCAATCCAGGGCCGCAAGCGAAGGCTGGATTGCTTCGTCGCCAAGGGGCTCCTCGCAATGACGAGCACCTACTTCTTCCCAAACACACACGCCGGATCCGGCGGGCCGAACGCGTCCTCGCCGGAAATCTTCGCGAGGATCTTGTAGTAGTCCCACGGATATTTCGATTCCTCCGGCGATTTCACCTGCACCAGCATGAGGTCGTGCACCATCAAGCCGTCCTCGCGCAGCTTGCCGTTACGCGCGAAAAAATCCTCGATCGGCTTCTCGCGCATTTTCGCAGCGACCTTCAGCGGATCATCCGTGCCGGCCTCCTTGATGGCGTTGAGATAGACCATGGTCGATGAATAGACGCCGGCCTGCCACATGGTGGGCATGCGCTTCATCTTGTCGAAATAGCGCTTCGACCAGGCGCGGGTCTTGTCGTCCATGTCCCAGTAGAAGGATGTGGTCAGCAGCAGGCCCTGCGCCGTCTGCAATCCCAGCGAGTCGATGTCGGTGATCAGCGCCAGCAATGCCGCCATCTGCTGGCCGCCCTTGAACACGCCGAATTCGCCGGCCGTCTTGATCTCGTTGATGTTGTTCGGCGGGCCCGCCGCAATGCCGATGATCTTCGCTTTCGAAGCCTGCGCCTGCAGCACGAATGACGACAGGTCCGAGGCACCGAAGGGCGGGCGCACCGAGCCGATCACCTTGCCGCCTGTCTTGGTCACGACAGCGGCCGCATCGCGCTCCAGCGCATGGCCGAACGCATAGTCATCGGTGATGAAGAACCAGCTGTCGCCGCCGCGCTTCACCACCTCCTGCGCGGTGCCGACGGCGAGCGCACGGGTGTCGAACACCCATTGCATCGTATAGGGCGAGCAGAACTTGCCATGGAAATCCGCAGCACCGGTGGAATGCGTGATGAACAGCCGCTTGCGGTCATTGGCGACATTCTGCACGGCAAGGCCGACGGCAGAGACGGGGACATCGACGATGAGATCGACCTGGTCGACATCGTACCAGCGTCGCGCCAAAGCGGCGCCGACATCGGGCTTGAGCTGGTGGTCGCCGACAATGACGCTGATCGGTTTGCCCAGCACGGTGCCGCCGAAATCTTCCACCGCCATCTGCGCGGCGGTGAGCGAGCCCTGGCCAGACGGCGTCGAGGCCGGGCCGTTCATGTCGGTGAGCACGCCGATCTTGACGACATCGTCGGAGACCTGTGCGGAGGCGGTGGAAGCGAGAAGAGCGAGGGCGAGTGAAGAGATCACGGACAAACGCGTGCCGCGCATGAGCAGTCCTCCCGATGGATTGCGGCTCGTGGCGGCCGCATGTTGGGAAGGAGCTTAGGTCAGGCCTTGTCGTCGAGCAATGCGAGCCGCTCGGCTTCGCCGAGATCTTCCGCCGTATTCGCATTGAAGAACGGATCGACCGGCTCGGTCGGCCAGTCCACCGTCGCCAACCGATAGCGCGCCATGAAACGGCCGACCTGGCGGAGCTGCTCCTTCACCAGCGCGTCGCGTAGTTCATCTCGCAATGCAATGTCCCATAATCCCACCACCGGATGCGTCTGTCCGGCAGACGACGCAACAGCGAGCTGCGCATCCGCATCGCGTCGCGCATGGTGCAAACGCGGTGCGAGATCGCGTGGCAGGAACGGGCAGTCGCCGGGGGCGCTCACCACCCAGCGGATCTCCGGCCGATGCGCGGCGGCCCAGTCGAGCCCGGCGAGAATGCCGGCGAGGGGGCCGGGAAAATCCGCGACGCTGTCGGCGACCACCGGCAGGCCAAACGCCGAGAAGCGCGCGGCATCGCCATTCGCGTTGAGGATCAACGCGTCGCATTGCGGCGCCAAGCGATCGACGACCCGTGTCAGCATGCTACGGCCGGCGATGGTGAGCATCGGCTTGTCGCCGCCGCCCATGCGGCGCGCGAGGCCGCCGGCCAGCAGCAGGCCGAGTGTCGGTGGATGATCATCGATGGTTGCCATGCCGCCTGCATATGACATTCGCCGCCGCCCGGATATAACGCATCCACATCAATCGGAGCGCTTGCGTGGCCGCGACCAAACTCGATCTCACCGGACTGAAATGCCCACTGCCGGCGCTGATGACACGCAAGGCGTTGCGGACATTGTCCGTTGGCGACCGCATCGAGGTTCACTGCACTGACCCGATGGCGGTGATCGACATTCCCGTCCTGGTGCAGCAGTTCGGAGATCGCATCGACAGGTCAGAGCGCCGCGATGCCGTCATCATTTTCATCATCGAAAAAATGAATGCTGCGATAGCAAATGACGATTGAACCTCTGGTATACCACTGAGATAATTGAGAAATTTCGCGAATTGATACTTTTGCCCTATCGACTCCCGTGACGGTCTTTGGTCCTGTTCTAATCAGCTACGCGCGAGAATCTGTCGTCTGCACGCGGCTGGGGATTGATCGACGACAAGACTGTTTCGAAACGCAGTTCGGCTCAGAAGGGTCGCTGCAGGGGAGGAATTCATGACAACAATCGGCAATGCCGGAACTCTGGCCGGCGCCAAGCCGGGCATATTGGACCGTGAGCGCATCATCGCCACGGCGGGCTTCAATCGCTGGATGGTGCCGCCTGCGGCACTTTGCATTCATCTGTGTATCGGCATGGCATACGGCTTCAGCGTGTTCTGGCTGCCGCTGTCGCAGGCGATTCCGACGCCGGCGTCCAAGGAAGTCTGCGACGGCATGTCGTTGATGTCCGAACTGTTCACCACCAACTGTAACTGGAAGGTCGCCAGCCTCGGCTGGATGTACACGCTGTTCTTCGTGCTGCTTGGCGCTGCGGCTGCCATCTGGGGCGGCTGGCTCGAGCGCGTCGGTCCGCGCAAGGCTGGCTTCGTTTCCGCGCTGTGCTGGTGCGGCGGTCTCGCGCTCGGCGCGATCGGCGTTTACACGCATCAGCTCTGGCTGTTGTGGCTCGGCTCCGGCGTGATCGGCGGCATCGGTCTCGGTCTCGGCTACATCTCGCCCGTCTCGACGCTGGTGAAATGGTTCCCGGATCGCCGCGGCATGGCCACGGGCATGGCCATCATGGGCTTCGGCGGCGGCGCGATGATTGGTTCGCCGCTCGCCAACATCCTGATGAACTATTTCAAGACGCCCACCGATGTCGGCGTCTGGCAGACCTTCCTGGCCATGGGCGTGATCTATTTCGTATTCATGACCATCGGTGCGTTCTCGTATCGCATCACGCCGCCGAACTGGAAGCCGGAAGGCTGGACCCCGCCGGCGACCACCAACAAGATGATCACCACCGGTCATGTGCATCTCGACAATGCGCACAAGACCAAGCAGTTCTGGCTGATCTGGCTGGTGCTCTGCCTCAATGTGTCCGCCGGCATCGGCGTCATCGGCATGGCTTCGCCGATGCTGCAGGAAATCTTCGCGGGCAAGCTGATCGGCGCGCCCGACGTCACCTTCAGCCAGCTCTCGGCCGCACAGAAGACTGCGATCGCCGGCATCGCCGCCGGTTTCGCCGGCCTGATCTCGCTGTTCAACATCGGTGGCCGCTTCTTCTGGGCTTCGTTGTCGGACAAGATGGGCCGCAAGAACACCTATTATACATTCTTCATCCTCGGCATCGTTCTCTACGCGCTGGTGCCGACCTTCGCGGCCACGGGCAACAAGGTACTGTTCGTGTTTGCCATCGGCATCATCCTGTCGATGTATGGCGGCGGCTTTGCCACGGTGCCGGCCTATCTGGCCGACATTTTCGGGACCCAGTTCGTCGGCGCCATCCATGGCCGTCTGCTGACGGCCTGGGCGACTGCCGGCATCATCGGCCCCGTCGTGGTGAACTACATCCGTGAATTCCAGATCGCCGCCGGCGTGCCGCGCGCTCAGGTCTATGACTTCACGATGTATATCCTCGCCGGCATGCTGGTGGTGGGCCTGATCTGCAACATGCTGGTGAAGCCGCTCGCGGCCCACTGGTTCATGAAGCCGGAAGAGGTCGCGGCCATGCAGGCCAAGGGCGCGGAAGCCGCGTCCGTCGGTGGCGGCTCCTACGGCATCGGCAAGGGCGGGCTCGACGCCAAGGCTGGCGCGTTCTGGCTGTTCGTGGGCATCCCGCTGCTGTGGGGTGTCTGGCTGACACTGCAAAGCGCAGTCAGGATCTTCCAGTAAGATCGAAGGGACCGGCAGCGAAAGCTTCCGGTCCCTTTTTCTTTGCGATATCACCCATCACACAACAAAGAACATTCGGGGGTTAACGATGACACGCATCACGACCGGCCTGCTGGCTGCTGCCTTCACAGTCGCTTCTCTCACCATTGCCACCGCCCAGACAGCCGCGCCCGCTGCGCCGGCGCCTGCGAAGATGAAACTCACCAAGCAAAGCCTGAAGGACATGAAGGCGAAGTGGAGCGCCAACAAGGGCAAGCTCAAAGCCTGCCGCAAGGACGTGAAGGCCAAGGGCCTCGCCGGCGATGATCGCTGGTTCTACATCGAAGACTGCATGGCCAAGAGCTGAGCCTGACGACGGGACCGTCTCCGTCTTTATGCCGCGCCTATGACGCGGCATGGCGTCCCGTCTCGCATTCCTATGGCGTTGTCCGCATCTTGAAAGCGTCCCGGTGGGTCTGGCCGGGCGCATTCATGAGACGGACAATGACCATGACAATGTTCTTCAATCGCGACACGCAGGCGCATGATTTCTCTGCGGACAGCGCTTATCGCGCTTATCTGATCAGCCGCAACGACGCGCCGATCGTCCATCATTCCGGCGATATCCAGTGGAAACGGCTTCGCGTCTCCATTCGGCAGACGTGGAAACATATCCGGAGCGCGGTCGCTGCCGTGCATATGGCCGTCGTCGCCGACAAGATGCGCCGGGCGCGACATGAGCTGGCGCGTGTCTCCCGCAATAAATAGCGGTGTGCCTGTCACGTCGCCTCATCCGGCCAGGCCCAGATCGCTTCCATCGCTCGTTCGACGACGCGCTGCCCGGCATCATCCAGCGTCACCCGCGGCAGGCGCACCGCCGCATGTCCAAGCCCGCGCAGGCTGAGTGCATGTTTCACGGCAGATGACACCTGCTCCGGCGAAAGTGCCTCGGCCAGCGGCATCAGCATGTCGGAGATCGTCGTCGCATAGCGCGGACAACCTTTTTGTGCGGCGACATACATGCCGCGACAGAGCTGCGGCGCGACATTTGCGATAGCTGACACCACGCCGTCGCCGCCGCTGAGCAGATAGGGCAGGGATGTCGCATCCTGTCCCGTGAGCAGCCGGAAGCCAGGTGGCAGCAGCGGTCGCAGGCGGGCGAGCCGCGATGCGTCGCCGCTGTCGTCGCGCAAGCCGATGACGCGAAACGAGGCGGCGAGATCGATGATGGTGTCATCCGCCAGCGCCCGCACGCAGCGCGTGGGTGCATCATGCAGGATGACCGGCAGCGTCGTGGCATCGAGGATGGCGTGGAAATGCGCAGCGATGCCATCCGCGGTCGGCTTGTTATAATAGGGCACGACCGACATGGCCGCATCGGCGCCCGCCGCCTGCGCCATGCGCGTCCATGCGATGGCGCGGGCCGTACAGTTCGATCCAGCACTGGCGACGACGCGCAGGCGTCCCCGCGCGAT
It contains:
- the mobA gene encoding molybdenum cofactor guanylyltransferase MobA, producing the protein MATIDDHPPTLGLLLAGGLARRMGGGDKPMLTIAGRSMLTRVVDRLAPQCDALILNANGDAARFSAFGLPVVADSVADFPGPLAGILAGLDWAAAHRPEIRWVVSAPGDCPFLPRDLAPRLHHARRDADAQLAVASSAGQTHPVVGLWDIALRDELRDALVKEQLRQVGRFMARYRLATVDWPTEPVDPFFNANTAEDLGEAERLALLDDKA
- a CDS encoding sulfurtransferase TusA family protein → MAATKLDLTGLKCPLPALMTRKALRTLSVGDRIEVHCTDPMAVIDIPVLVQQFGDRIDRSERRDAVIIFIIEKMNAAIANDD
- a CDS encoding OFA family MFS transporter codes for the protein MTTIGNAGTLAGAKPGILDRERIIATAGFNRWMVPPAALCIHLCIGMAYGFSVFWLPLSQAIPTPASKEVCDGMSLMSELFTTNCNWKVASLGWMYTLFFVLLGAAAAIWGGWLERVGPRKAGFVSALCWCGGLALGAIGVYTHQLWLLWLGSGVIGGIGLGLGYISPVSTLVKWFPDRRGMATGMAIMGFGGGAMIGSPLANILMNYFKTPTDVGVWQTFLAMGVIYFVFMTIGAFSYRITPPNWKPEGWTPPATTNKMITTGHVHLDNAHKTKQFWLIWLVLCLNVSAGIGVIGMASPMLQEIFAGKLIGAPDVTFSQLSAAQKTAIAGIAAGFAGLISLFNIGGRFFWASLSDKMGRKNTYYTFFILGIVLYALVPTFAATGNKVLFVFAIGIILSMYGGGFATVPAYLADIFGTQFVGAIHGRLLTAWATAGIIGPVVVNYIREFQIAAGVPRAQVYDFTMYILAGMLVVGLICNMLVKPLAAHWFMKPEEVAAMQAKGAEAASVGGGSYGIGKGGLDAKAGAFWLFVGIPLLWGVWLTLQSAVRIFQ
- the dapA gene encoding 4-hydroxy-tetrahydrodipicolinate synthase, with the protein product MSARPHPAHAAFHAHDWLHGIIADLATPFHARGGLDLLTFARLCERQVCAGASAVVVGDTIGEGDTLTEDERMTLIRTAVGIARGRLRVVASAGSNCTARAIAWTRMAQAAGADAAMSVVPYYNKPTADGIAAHFHAILDATTLPVILHDAPTRCVRALADDTIIDLAASFRVIGLRDDSGDASRLARLRPLLPPGFRLLTGQDATSLPYLLSGGDGVVSAIANVAPQLCRGMYVAAQKGCPRYATTISDMLMPLAEALSPEQVSSAVKHALSLRGLGHAAVRLPRVTLDDAGQRVVERAMEAIWAWPDEAT